The following proteins are encoded in a genomic region of Planococcus lenghuensis:
- a CDS encoding polysaccharide deacetylase family protein, with translation MKRKNWIILTASLAVLAACGDEEVDELAAETEAVEQEIDEGAEDVEEETEALEEDTDDGAADTDEVEVTGETDEQVVEETEQTEEEEVAEETTYEPIYRVNPDTWTLLPLTEEAPENVVLLTIDDAPDEYAVQMAETLEELDVPAIFFVNGHFIDTPEGKEKLEQIEDMGFAIGNHTWGHENLSELPPEDQTEEIQIVTEQVQTTIGEQPRFFRAPFGVNTETSYLVADQLNMLTMNWTYGYDWNAEYMEAEVLADVMVNTELLTDGAILLMHDREWTAEALPDIVQGLRDKGYTFADPDLIEGGGTVGDQE, from the coding sequence ATGAAACGGAAGAACTGGATTATTCTTACTGCTTCGCTGGCAGTACTTGCTGCATGCGGAGACGAAGAAGTGGATGAACTTGCAGCTGAAACTGAAGCTGTTGAACAAGAGATTGATGAAGGCGCAGAAGATGTCGAGGAAGAGACCGAAGCGCTGGAAGAAGATACCGACGATGGCGCTGCTGATACAGATGAAGTGGAAGTGACCGGAGAGACGGACGAACAAGTGGTGGAAGAAACAGAGCAAACAGAGGAAGAAGAAGTAGCGGAAGAAACAACTTACGAACCGATATACCGCGTTAACCCTGATACTTGGACGCTTTTGCCTTTAACGGAAGAAGCGCCTGAGAATGTCGTTCTGCTGACGATTGATGATGCACCGGATGAGTATGCGGTACAAATGGCGGAAACGCTCGAAGAACTCGACGTTCCGGCGATTTTCTTTGTAAACGGACATTTCATCGATACACCTGAAGGGAAAGAGAAGCTCGAGCAAATTGAGGATATGGGATTTGCAATCGGCAATCATACCTGGGGACACGAAAACCTCTCTGAGCTGCCACCTGAAGACCAGACGGAAGAAATTCAAATTGTTACAGAACAGGTCCAGACAACTATTGGTGAGCAGCCGCGCTTTTTCCGCGCACCTTTTGGAGTGAATACGGAAACAAGTTACCTTGTTGCAGACCAGTTGAATATGCTGACGATGAATTGGACATATGGCTATGACTGGAATGCAGAATACATGGAAGCAGAAGTTTTGGCTGATGTCATGGTAAATACAGAACTGCTGACAGACGGTGCCATTCTGCTGATGCATGACCGGGAATGGACAGCGGAAGCCCTTCCGGACATCGTTCAAGGCCTGCGTGACAAGGGATATACATTTGCGGATCCGGACCTGATTGAAGGTGGAGGAACAGTCGGAGACCAGGAATAA
- a CDS encoding aminotransferase class I/II-fold pyridoxal phosphate-dependent enzyme: MSQSETPLFDVLKKHRNRNPIQFHIPGHKKGQGVDPEFREFVGDNVLSIDLINIAPLDDLHSPKGAIKQAQELAAQAFGADYTFFSVQGTSGAIMTMILSVVGPGDKILVPRNVHKSIMSAIVFAGAVPVFIHPEVDPELGISHGITPEAVEKALEEYPDTKAVLVINPTYFGIAADLKRIVDIAHNYAIPVLVDEAHGVHIHFHESLPISAMTAGADMAATSVHKLGGSMTQSSVLNVQGELVSAKRVQSILSMLTTTSTSYPILASLDTARRQLAMHGQELIDQSIRLSREARKRINKIPHLLCVGQEILKTSATYDMDPTKLLISVKDLGITGHQAEEWLRTQANIEVELSDLYNILCIITIGDTQKEINLLVNALKRMSDSVKTDSVIQEAEVLLPDIPRLAMTPRDAFYATTEVVLMEESVGRISAEFVMVYPPGIPIFIPGEIITQENIEYIHKNIEAGLPVQGPEDNRLQYLRVIKEQVAIR, from the coding sequence TTGTCACAATCAGAAACCCCGTTATTCGATGTGCTGAAGAAGCATCGGAACCGGAATCCTATTCAATTCCATATTCCAGGCCATAAAAAAGGACAGGGAGTCGACCCGGAATTCCGGGAATTTGTCGGAGACAATGTCCTTTCAATCGACTTGATCAATATTGCTCCACTTGATGACCTTCATTCACCAAAAGGCGCCATCAAACAAGCACAGGAACTTGCCGCCCAGGCATTCGGTGCTGATTATACGTTTTTCTCGGTCCAGGGAACAAGCGGTGCTATTATGACCATGATTTTGAGCGTCGTTGGACCCGGAGATAAAATTCTGGTTCCCCGGAATGTCCATAAGTCGATCATGTCTGCCATCGTTTTCGCCGGAGCGGTGCCGGTTTTCATTCATCCGGAAGTAGATCCGGAATTGGGCATTTCCCATGGCATCACACCGGAAGCAGTAGAAAAAGCACTGGAAGAGTATCCTGACACTAAAGCGGTGCTCGTCATTAATCCGACGTATTTCGGTATTGCAGCAGATCTGAAACGGATCGTTGATATTGCACATAATTATGCTATTCCTGTACTTGTAGATGAAGCGCACGGCGTCCATATTCATTTCCATGAGTCTCTGCCAATATCAGCAATGACAGCCGGGGCAGATATGGCAGCGACCAGTGTTCATAAGCTCGGCGGCTCCATGACACAGAGCTCTGTTCTGAATGTCCAAGGCGAACTCGTATCTGCCAAACGGGTGCAGTCAATTTTGTCGATGCTCACGACAACTTCCACATCTTATCCGATTCTGGCATCGCTGGATACGGCACGCAGGCAACTTGCGATGCACGGGCAGGAATTGATTGACCAATCGATCCGGCTTTCCCGTGAAGCCCGGAAGCGGATTAACAAAATTCCGCATCTTTTATGCGTCGGGCAGGAAATCCTGAAAACCTCAGCTACGTACGATATGGATCCGACGAAACTGCTGATCAGCGTAAAAGATCTTGGCATCACTGGCCATCAGGCAGAGGAATGGCTGCGAACGCAGGCAAACATTGAAGTGGAATTGTCGGACCTCTATAACATCTTATGTATCATCACGATCGGCGACACCCAAAAAGAGATTAATCTCCTGGTGAATGCCTTAAAACGGATGAGCGATTCCGTTAAAACAGATTCCGTCATTCAGGAAGCGGAAGTGCTGCTTCCGGATATTCCCCGGCTGGCGATGACACCGCGTGATGCTTTTTATGCCACCACGGAAGTGGTTCTCATGGAAGAAAGTGTCGGACGCATTTCAGCGGAGTTTGTCATGGTGTATCCGCCGGGAATCCCGATTTTCATCCCGGGGGAAATTATCACGCAGGAAAACATCGAATACATCCATAAAAATATTGAAGCGGGACTTCCAGTGCAAGGCCCGGAAGATAACCGCCTTCAATACTTGCGCGTAATCAAAGAACAAGTGGCGATCCGCTGA
- a CDS encoding UPF0223 family protein: protein MEYAYPLSTDWSTGEIVQVIEFFEGIELAYEKGIAREDMMDRYRRFKDIVPSMAEEKTLLREFEEVSGYAGYPVIKQMKASQNGEKLKVSAK from the coding sequence ATGGAGTATGCTTATCCATTATCCACCGACTGGTCAACCGGGGAAATTGTCCAAGTCATCGAGTTTTTCGAGGGAATTGAACTGGCGTACGAAAAAGGAATCGCCAGAGAAGACATGATGGACCGCTATCGACGCTTTAAGGACATTGTGCCTTCGATGGCCGAAGAAAAAACATTGCTGCGCGAGTTTGAAGAAGTCAGCGGCTACGCCGGCTACCCGGTCATCAAGCAAATGAAAGCTTCACAAAATGGCGAGAAACTGAAAGTATCCGCTAAATAG
- a CDS encoding NAD(P)H-dependent flavin oxidoreductase — MEFSTRITELLNIKYPIIQGGLAYLAYADLAAAVSNAGGLGQITAMSLSSPEELREEIRKVRRLTDKPFGVNFAIGEHGRRFDHMLDVAIQEEVPVVSMTGGNPTPIFEQLKGTAIRKLVLVAARRQAEKAEQLGADAVMVVGQEGGGHLGRDDIGTMVLVPQVVDAVDIPVIASGGIGDGRGLMAALALGAEGVEMGTRFIATEECIHASEAYKKALISSQESGTQIIKRSIGAPARVLKNDWTEKILEIEQETPTYEALKSYISGEANKRYIHDGQAESGFGWAGQVTGMIRDVPSVAELIERMIGEAELIRRKWGK; from the coding sequence ATGGAATTTTCAACGCGAATTACAGAATTGCTTAATATCAAGTATCCGATCATTCAGGGAGGGCTGGCTTATTTGGCATATGCTGATTTGGCAGCAGCCGTTTCGAATGCAGGCGGACTGGGGCAGATTACAGCGATGAGTCTGTCATCGCCAGAGGAATTGCGGGAAGAAATCCGGAAAGTGCGTCGCTTGACCGATAAACCGTTCGGTGTAAACTTTGCAATCGGTGAACACGGAAGGCGCTTTGATCACATGTTGGACGTGGCGATCCAGGAAGAAGTGCCAGTCGTTTCGATGACGGGCGGCAACCCGACACCGATTTTTGAACAGCTGAAAGGAACAGCCATCAGAAAACTCGTATTGGTTGCTGCCAGACGGCAGGCAGAAAAAGCGGAGCAGCTCGGGGCTGATGCCGTAATGGTTGTCGGTCAGGAAGGGGGCGGTCATTTGGGCCGTGATGACATCGGCACGATGGTTCTCGTGCCGCAAGTAGTGGACGCGGTGGACATTCCCGTAATTGCCTCCGGTGGAATCGGAGACGGCCGCGGGTTAATGGCAGCTCTTGCACTTGGAGCGGAAGGGGTGGAAATGGGCACGCGGTTTATTGCGACGGAAGAATGCATCCATGCTTCCGAAGCGTACAAAAAAGCGCTCATCAGCAGTCAGGAAAGCGGTACCCAGATCATCAAACGGAGCATCGGTGCACCGGCGCGGGTTCTCAAAAACGACTGGACGGAAAAGATTCTGGAAATCGAACAGGAGACGCCGACATATGAAGCGCTGAAGTCCTACATAAGCGGGGAAGCGAATAAGCGCTATATTCATGACGGTCAGGCAGAGTCCGGCTTCGGCTGGGCTGGTCAGGTGACCGGTATGATTCGGGACGTGCCTTCCGTTGCAGAATTGATTGAGCGAATGATTGGAGAAGCTGAATTAATCAGGCGAAAATGGGGTAAGTAA
- a CDS encoding YktB family protein has translation MNHFWTDEDFHVFDVPGLDERMDELKRRIRPKFEELGQIYSSYLSEVDGQEFFAHIAKHARRTVNPPQDSWVAFAANKRGYKAHPHFQIGLWGSHIFVILAVIYEAAEKTRMASDLLETREVHELPEDFVLSGDHTKPEAGRMDDMTSEDVTGLLIRLRDVKKGELVIGRHLSRADAVTMSKEEFRAFTENTFDQLLPIYKTLTHGPKISQ, from the coding sequence ATGAATCACTTTTGGACAGATGAAGATTTTCATGTTTTCGATGTGCCTGGACTCGACGAGCGGATGGATGAACTTAAGCGGCGGATCCGCCCGAAATTCGAAGAACTGGGACAAATCTATTCCTCTTACTTATCTGAAGTTGACGGGCAGGAATTTTTTGCGCATATCGCCAAACATGCCCGGCGTACAGTCAACCCGCCACAAGACAGCTGGGTGGCGTTTGCCGCCAATAAGCGGGGATATAAAGCTCATCCACATTTTCAAATCGGTTTATGGGGCAGTCACATCTTTGTGATTCTGGCTGTTATTTATGAAGCAGCTGAAAAGACCAGGATGGCATCGGATTTATTGGAAACCCGTGAAGTCCATGAACTGCCGGAGGATTTTGTCTTAAGCGGAGATCACACAAAACCTGAAGCGGGAAGAATGGATGACATGACTTCGGAAGATGTGACCGGACTGCTAATCCGGCTTCGGGATGTGAAAAAAGGAGAGCTGGTCATCGGCCGCCATTTATCCCGCGCTGACGCGGTCACCATGTCAAAGGAGGAATTCCGGGCATTCACTGAAAACACATTCGATCAGCTCCTGCCGATCTATAAGACACTTACACATGGCCCGAAAATTTCCCAATGA